Below is a genomic region from Isosphaeraceae bacterium EP7.
TTTCGACGGGACTGACGACTTGTCGGGGCCTTCCCGGGAGGCCATAGTGCGTCTTCCGAGCGCACCCTTCCACGCCCCGTTCAACGGCGGCGAGTCAGGGTGTAGGACTCCAAAATCCAAGACCCCGATGGTCCCCGGGAACCCGCTCGATGACCGATCAAGACCCGAAATCCAGGAGCGGCTCGAGCCGGCGCGATTTCTTGCGCGGCTCCAGCCTGGCGGCCGCCACGGCCGTCCTGACCGGACCGGCGCAGGTCGCGCTCGACGAGGCGACCGGGGCCGAGCCCGAGGTCAAAGTCCTCACCGGCGAGGTCTCGCTGACCCTGAAGGTCAACGGCGAGGAGAAGACATGCAAGGTCGAGCCGCGTAGCACGCTGCTCGACACCTTGCGCCATCGCCTGGACATCACCGGCCCCAAGCGCGTCTGCGACCGGGCGAGCTGCGGCGCCTGCACGGCGATCGTCGACGGAGTCCCCGTCTACTCGTGTACCACGCTCGCCGTGACGTGCACGGGCAAGACGATCGAGACCCTGGAGAGCTTCGGCACCGACGCCAACAGCGTGCCTCATGCCTTCCACC
It encodes:
- a CDS encoding (2Fe-2S)-binding protein; this translates as MTDQDPKSRSGSSRRDFLRGSSLAAATAVLTGPAQVALDEATGAEPEVKVLTGEVSLTLKVNGEEKTCKVEPRSTLLDTLRHRLDITGPKRVCDRASCGACTAIVDGVPVYSCTTLAVTCTGKTIETLESFGTDANSVPHAFHQADGLMCGYCTPGFVTACKAFLDKNPNPTLDEVKKGLDGNICRCGTYMGVLEAALAAAKAMKGA